The proteins below are encoded in one region of Patescibacteria group bacterium:
- a CDS encoding 2,3-bisphosphoglycerate-dependent phosphoglycerate mutase: protein MALLALIRHGESEWNAKNLWTGWTDIPLSEKGKEEARTAAKKIKDTHWDYLFESDLIRAKQTSDQILTVLNSPIPRIISSALRERNYGVFTGRNKLEVEKELGEAEYLKLRRGWDRPIDQGESLKQVYGRVVPYFQKEIEPLLQQGKNIIISAHGNSLRALLKYLENISDEDIANVELQTGEAKVISFPIQSAGYTLPPAPPDPSRQV, encoded by the coding sequence ATGGCCCTTCTTGCTTTAATCCGTCATGGTGAATCCGAATGGAACGCCAAAAATCTCTGGACTGGATGGACGGACATTCCCCTCTCGGAAAAGGGGAAAGAGGAAGCCCGAACAGCTGCCAAAAAAATTAAGGATACGCACTGGGACTATCTTTTTGAATCCGATCTAATTCGGGCCAAACAAACCAGTGATCAAATCCTCACCGTCCTCAACTCCCCCATACCCCGCATCATTTCTTCCGCCCTGCGCGAGCGCAATTACGGCGTTTTTACCGGAAGAAATAAGTTGGAAGTGGAAAAAGAACTTGGTGAAGCGGAATATCTTAAACTTCGCCGTGGTTGGGATCGGCCGATTGACCAAGGCGAGAGCCTGAAGCAAGTTTATGGTCGAGTTGTACCCTATTTTCAAAAAGAAATCGAACCGCTCCTGCAGCAAGGGAAAAACATTATCATTTCCGCCCACGGCAATTCTTTACGAGCTCTCCTCAAATATCTGGAAAACATTTCTGATGAAGATATCGCCAATGTGGAACTTCAGACCGGCGAAGCCAAAGTTATCTCATTCCCAATTCAATCAGCCGGTTATACTTTGCCACCCGCTCCCCCCGATCCATCCCGCCAAGTTTGA